A region of the Candidatus Tanganyikabacteria bacterium genome:
AACCAGGAGATCGCCGACAAGCTGGTCATCAGCGTCCGGACGGTCGAGACGCACCGCTCGCACATCATCGACAAGCTCGGGATCCGCAAGCGGTCGGAGCTTGTCAATTACGCGCTGCGGAAGGGCCTGGTAGAGTAGGTCTACGTACTCGCCAGGATCCACTCCAGAACCATCGGGGAAGGTGACGGCTCCCGCGCTCGCGGTGGTCGCCATCGGCTTGCTCGCGCTGGCCGGCTGGTTCGCGCGCATCGACCTGCTGCGGAGCGCGCTCGGGCCGTCGCCGCCGGTCCATCCCGGGACGGCGGCCTGCCTGGTGCTGCTCGGGATCGGCCTGGCGCTGCTGGGCGCGGCCCGGCCGCCCCGCACCCTTGTGGCGCTGCTCGGCGGCGCGGTCGTGGTGGCCTGCCCCTGGTTCATCCTCACGGAGGTCGGCCTGGTGCCCGTCTCGGGCCGCATGTCCGCCCTCACCGGCGTCGCCCTGGCGGCGGGGGGGCTGGGGCTGGTAGTGGCCGCCGTCCGGCAATCGCCCTCGGTGCTGGGCGTAGCCGCCATGCCGGCGATCGTCTTGAGCCTGTGTTCGCTGCTGGGCCATTGGCTGGGCTTGCGCGAGTTCCCCCTGCCCTACGTGGCCGTGTCCAACCAGATGGCCTACCTGACTGCCGCCGGGCTCCTCGCCTGGGCCTACGGTGCCTGGCGCCTCGTGCTGGCCGCCCACCCCTCGCTCCTGGCCTGGAACCGCCTTCCCGAGGCCGCGGCGACGGGCGGCCTCACGCTCGTGCTGGGCCTGGACGTGATCCATCAGGGCCAGACTTCGGCCGCGGCCGCCATCGACCTCGTCCTGACCCTGGCGGTGCCCATCTTCTGCTATGTCGTGGCCCGCCAGATGGCCGAGCTTCGCCGGCGGCGCCTGGAGGCGGAGGCGAACAGCCAGGCCTTCGAGTCCACCCTGGAAGGCATGGCCACGCTCGACGGCGCCGGCCGGGTGCGCTGGGCCAATCCGGCGCTGGGCCTGCTGG
Encoded here:
- a CDS encoding PAS domain-containing protein, which produces MTAPALAVVAIGLLALAGWFARIDLLRSALGPSPPVHPGTAACLVLLGIGLALLGAARPPRTLVALLGGAVVVACPWFILTEVGLVPVSGRMSALTGVALAAGGLGLVVAAVRQSPSVLGVAAMPAIVLSLCSLLGHWLGLREFPLPYVAVSNQMAYLTAAGLLAWAYGAWRLVLAAHPSLLAWNRLPEAAATGGLTLVLGLDVIHQGQTSAAAAIDLVLTLAVPIFCYVVARQMAELRRRRLEAEANSQAFESTLEGMATLDGAGRVRWANPALGLLVASEPDDLRGGHFGDWLDPPHRLRFQHALVEAARAGKAGVEVPLRRCGGDSVWLETKVVRTPGPPEGGAAGFRLFVADISARKAAERTRIRR